CATAAACAAAGAAAAGAAGGTTATGTATATAGGGTCAGAAGAGCCCTTACTCATCCTAACCCTTAGACCAGCGAAGAAATGGGAGAGAGCACTCTTCTACTTTAGCTAACTTCAAGAGGGACAACTAGTATCTCTCCAAAGGGTTCCTCCTGAATCATTTCCACCCTTCCCATGTTCTCTAGAAAGAGAAGATAAAGGAATGTCCTTGCTATTATTTTCGGATCCGTGTCAAACACAAGGTCCCAGAACCTTATGGGCCTCTTAGTTTCGCTATACAGCTTTTTGACTATTTCATAAAGCCTATTAACGTGTTTCTCGATATCTACTCTGAAATCATCAACTACAAAGATCTCCTCTTCGATCTCTACCTTCTTTTTCTTTTTTGGCTTTCTCTTCTCGGCCTCCTCTAGGGCATCCATAAGCGCTTCTATCAGGTCATCAAGGGTGTAGTACCTCTCAACCCTACGGAGAGGAGGAACTAGGGGATCAACCTCAACCTTTATTCTCTCCTCCTCCTTTTCCTCGTCTTTCTCTTCATCCTCTTTCAAAAGTGCCTCACTTTTCATCCTTACGAGAATTGCAGCAGCAAGAATAGCCCTCGCGGAGATCCTGAGATCAAGCTCCTGCATTTCCCTCAACATCTTTATGTACTTCTCAGTCAAATCAACGATATCTATATTCCATGGATCAACCTTTCCCATTTTCACCAGCTGAAGGAGAATATCCACGGGAGTAACTTCTGGCTCAAACCTCGACTCCATTCCTTCTCACCTGCACCATTAGTGAGGCAACTCCCCCTGCCTCCTTCTTATATCTTCCAATATCCTCATTGCCTTCTCAAGGCTTAAGGAAACAACCTTACTAACACCATCTCTCATGCTTACTCCTATTATTTTGTCCGCATTGGCCATCATCACGTCCCTAAGTGTTATCACTATGAACTGGCTCTCTTTTGATGACTCCTTTATAAGATCAGCAACCCTTTTAACGTTTGCATCGTCCAGATGGGCATCTATCTCATCAAAGAGGTAGAAGGGAGCAGGTTTGAACTTCTGAATCGCAAATACAAAAGCTAAAGCAGTTAACGCTTTTTCTCCTCCACTCATAGCCTCTATCCTCTTCACATCCTTTCCAGCGGGCTTTGCTTCTATTTCCAAACCTCCAGAGAATGGATCCTCTGGGTTCTCAAGAATTAGCCTTGCACTACCTCCAGGAGAAAGCTTCGCAAACAACTCGGAGAAGTTCTTTGCTATTGCCTCGAATGTCTTCATAAATACATTCTTCTTCTCCCTTTCAATTTCATTTATGAACTCTATTATGCTCTCCTTTTCAGCCTCGAGCTTCTCTCTCTTACTCTTAAGCTCAAGGTATCTCCTTTCTACAATTTCAAAATCCTCGATCGCTTTCATGTTAACGGGCTCTAAGGAACGTATTTCTTCCTCCATTCTTTCTATTTCTTTCTTCAATCCTTCTAGATCTAGTGGGATTTCTTTAATCGATTTTATAAGCTCCTTATCAAAATGCTTCAATCTCGAGCTCTTTTCCTCAAGCATAGCCCTTAACTGTGCGTCCCTAACTCTAAGAGTGTTTGCCTCTATCCTAAGCTCCTGAGCCCTCTTTGAGAGTTCA
This is a stretch of genomic DNA from Pyrococcus sp. ST04. It encodes these proteins:
- a CDS encoding ScpA family protein is translated as MESRFEPEVTPVDILLQLVKMGKVDPWNIDIVDLTEKYIKMLREMQELDLRISARAILAAAILVRMKSEALLKEDEEKDEEKEEERIKVEVDPLVPPLRRVERYYTLDDLIEALMDALEEAEKRKPKKKKKVEIEEEIFVVDDFRVDIEKHVNRLYEIVKKLYSETKRPIRFWDLVFDTDPKIIARTFLYLLFLENMGRVEMIQEEPFGEILVVPLEVS